A segment of the Acidobacteriota bacterium genome:
CCCGGCGTCAGCCGGCCGGCTCGCCCGCCGCTTGCCGCCTCGCACTGAAGAACGCCCGCATCGTGCCGCGGCACTCCTCCCCCAGCACGCCGGCTACCACCTCCACGCGATGATTCAGCGCCGGATGTTCGAGCGCACGCATCACGGAACGCACGGCGCCCGCCTTCGGCTCGGGGGCGCCGTACACGAGCGTGCCGATACGCGCGTGCACCAGAGCCCCCGCGCACATCAGACACGGCTCGACGGTCACGTACAGCGTCGCGCCGGTGAGCCGGTAGTTGCCCGTGCGCCGAGCCGCGTCGCGCAGGGCCACGACCTCGGCGTGCGCGGTCGGGTCGGCTGCCCCGATCGGTTGGTTGCGGCCGCGGCCCACGATGCGCCCCGTGTCGCCCGCGACGACCACGGCGCCCACCGGGACCTCGCCGCCGGCCATGGCCCGGAAAGCCTCCGCCAGCGCCTCTCGCATGTACGCCTCGTGATCGAGCATCGCAACCGCCGGGCCGGTGGT
Coding sequences within it:
- the tadA gene encoding tRNA adenosine(34) deaminase TadA, yielding MLDHEAYMREALAEAFRAMAGGEVPVGAVVVAGDTGRIVGRGRNQPIGAADPTAHAEVVALRDAARRTGNYRLTGATLYVTVEPCLMCAGALVHARIGTLVYGAPEPKAGAVRSVMRALEHPALNHRVEVVAGVLGEECRGTMRAFFSARRQAAGEPAG